A segment of the Bdellovibrio bacteriovorus genome:
GAAACCAAGTTCATTGTTGGTGCAGTAAGTGATGTCACAAGCGTACATCTGCTTGCGCTGCTGGTCTGTCAGACCGTGAACGATGATACCCGTGGTAAGACCCAGCCAGCCGTAAAGACGACCCATGTGCTCGGCATCACGACGAACCAGGTAATCATTCACAGTTACAACGTGCACACCGCGACCCGTAAGAGCGTTCAGGTAAACCGGCAAAGTAGCCACCAGGGTTTTACCTTCACCCGTTCTCATCTCGGCGATGTTACCGCGATTCAGAACATAACCACCGATCAACTGAACGTCATAGTGGCGCATTCCCAACACACGCTTAGAGGCTTCACGGCAGACCGCAAATGCTTCCGGCAGGATATCGTGAACTGTTTCGCCTTTCTTCAGTCTCTCTTGAAACTCGGGAGTCTTGGCTTTGAGTTGATCATCCGTAAGAGCTGCCATCTGAGGTTCCAGGGCATTGATACGATCCACAGTGGGCTGGATCTTTTTCATCTCGCGGTCGTGCTTCGTTCCGAACATTTTTGTCAAAATTTGTGTAACCATAGCCTATGAGGATAGACCCAAATTGACATAAGCGGCAAGGTAAGGGGGCAATTTCTGGATGCGTCATTGACGCGATTTCATTCAGAATTTCAAAGACTTCCTCGAGAGTGACCCCGACCAAAGCCTTAAACTATCGCAATGTAAATCGCACCTGACGAAGACCCTCATAAGCCGCGATCGCCACACTGGTAGCGAGATTCAGGCTGCGAGCCCCCTCCCCAATCATGGGAATGGTGACGGTCTGCTGTGGGTGCTTTTGCAGGAATTCGGGATCCAGTCCTTTGGTTTCTTTACCAAAAACGAACCAGTCTCCGGATTGGTACTGAGGTTCAAAATAGGTGCGCTGGGTCTTGGTGGTGAAAAGCCAGATGCGGGACGGATCTTCGACGTGTTTCCACCAGTCCTCGAAGGTTTCGTGGCGATACCAGGTCAGGTGAGGCCAGTAATCCAGCCCCGCCCGTTTCAAGTTGGTGTCGTTGATCTCAAAACCCATTTTTCCGACAATGTGCAGTTCGCAGTTGGTGCCAACACACGTGCGCCCGATATTTCCGGTGTTTTGCGGGATTTCGGGCTCGATAAGAACAATGCGGAAAAGCTTTTCTGTATTAGGCAAGGTGTCTGTAAACCTCTTGGCCCAGTTTGGACAGCGCCAGTCGACGACCTTTATCGACGATCAGCTCAAGATTCATCAGCTCACGATAGAGCGTCAAATCAATCGGTACAATCTCCCGGCCAGAGGAGCGACCCAGTCTCTGAATATAAGTGACCTGCTTGTCACTGAGTTTGGAAGTCAGCACCGGCTGCTCTTCCATGGAACGTCTCCAGTCTCCGCCTGAAATCACCGTGGCATTCACCGGCAGCTTCAGAG
Coding sequences within it:
- a CDS encoding tRNA (cytidine(34)-2'-O)-methyltransferase, giving the protein MPNTEKLFRIVLIEPEIPQNTGNIGRTCVGTNCELHIVGKMGFEINDTNLKRAGLDYWPHLTWYRHETFEDWWKHVEDPSRIWLFTTKTQRTYFEPQYQSGDWFVFGKETKGLDPEFLQKHPQQTVTIPMIGEGARSLNLATSVAIAAYEGLRQVRFTLR